One stretch of Pseudoalteromonas shioyasakiensis DNA includes these proteins:
- the fmt gene encoding methionyl-tRNA formyltransferase: MTQPLRIIFAGTPDFAARHLQALIDSEHDVVGVYSQPDRPAGRGKKLKASEVKELALAHDLPVFQPQSLKSDEALAELTSLNADIMIVVAYGLLLPKAILDAPRLGCLNVHGSILPRWRGAAPIQRAIWAGDRETGVTIMQMDEGLDTGDMLHISRCPIDSTETSSSLYNKLAALGPDALISTINRLAAGEITPEKQDDTQANYAKKLSKDEANIDWSMDAEQIERNIRAFNPWPVCFTEMAGQTVKIWQAEVVSQSAQAGEIIAADKQGILVACGQGALKITLLQPQGKKPMAVSDFLNGRSDWVEPGSVLGQSNE; the protein is encoded by the coding sequence GTGACACAACCATTACGCATTATTTTTGCTGGTACGCCGGACTTCGCTGCGCGCCATTTACAAGCACTGATTGACTCAGAGCACGACGTTGTTGGTGTTTATAGCCAACCAGATCGCCCTGCGGGCCGAGGTAAAAAGCTAAAAGCCAGTGAAGTTAAAGAGCTAGCACTTGCCCATGACTTACCTGTATTTCAACCGCAATCACTAAAATCTGATGAAGCGCTTGCAGAACTTACAAGCCTAAACGCAGATATCATGATTGTGGTGGCATACGGCTTATTATTACCAAAAGCTATTTTAGATGCTCCGCGCTTAGGGTGCTTAAATGTGCATGGTTCTATTTTACCTCGCTGGCGTGGTGCAGCGCCTATTCAGCGTGCTATTTGGGCTGGCGACCGTGAAACAGGTGTAACAATAATGCAAATGGATGAAGGCTTAGATACAGGCGACATGCTGCATATCAGCCGCTGTCCGATTGATAGTACAGAAACCAGTAGCTCTTTATACAATAAACTAGCTGCGCTAGGTCCTGATGCACTGATTAGTACTATTAATCGCCTTGCTGCAGGTGAAATCACGCCAGAAAAGCAAGATGACACGCAAGCAAATTACGCGAAAAAGTTATCTAAAGATGAAGCCAATATTGATTGGTCAATGGATGCTGAGCAAATTGAGCGTAATATCCGAGCCTTTAACCCATGGCCTGTTTGCTTTACCGAAATGGCAGGACAAACAGTAAAAATTTGGCAGGCAGAAGTTGTATCGCAAAGTGCGCAAGCAGGTGAAATCATTGCTGCTGATAAGCAAGGTATTTTAGTCGCCTGTGGGCAAGGTGCACTTAAAATCACCCTTCTCCAACCACAAGGTAAAAAACCAATGGCTGTTAGTGACTTTCTAAATGGTCGCAGTGATTGGGTTGAACCTGGCTCAGTATTAGGTCAAAGCAATGAGTAA
- a CDS encoding topoisomerase DNA-binding C4 zinc finger domain-containing protein yields the protein MSKIDHSLFSADKHALEKEYEVCPKCGSELVMRNSKSGPFLGCASYPKCDYIRSLAHHDSQQIKVLEDSACPECGKPLVIKNGRYGMFIGCTGYPECHYIAHDEEPDDAPKLPTCPKCKKGQLVARSNKFGKTFYSCDSYPRCKYTLNYKPVATECPACHWPIMTEKKTASGVVLQCPQKSCMHKLVES from the coding sequence ATGAGTAAAATCGACCATTCTCTTTTTTCTGCAGATAAACATGCACTCGAAAAAGAGTATGAGGTTTGCCCTAAATGCGGTTCTGAATTGGTTATGCGCAACTCAAAGTCAGGCCCATTTTTAGGCTGTGCCAGTTACCCCAAGTGTGACTACATCCGTTCTTTAGCACATCATGATAGCCAACAAATAAAAGTTCTCGAAGACAGTGCCTGTCCTGAGTGTGGCAAACCATTGGTAATTAAAAATGGCCGTTATGGCATGTTTATCGGTTGTACTGGTTACCCAGAATGCCATTATATTGCTCATGATGAAGAGCCTGACGATGCCCCTAAATTACCTACTTGCCCTAAATGCAAAAAAGGTCAGCTGGTTGCGCGTAGTAATAAGTTTGGCAAAACCTTTTATTCTTGTGATAGCTATCCGCGTTGTAAATATACACTTAATTATAAACCCGTGGCGACCGAGTGTCCGGCCTGTCATTGGCCAATTATGACCGAAAAGAAAACAGCTTCAGGTGTTGTGTTACAATGCCCTCAGAAGTCGTGTATGCATAAGTTAGTCGAGTCTTAA
- the rsmB gene encoding 16S rRNA (cytosine(967)-C(5))-methyltransferase RsmB: MSNVRALAAETLYNVVDKGASLNQELPFASQGLSPKDKALLQQICYGVLRYLPSLENYCQQLLDQPLKGKRRIFQFLLYVGIYQLQHMRVPPHAAISETVNALQQMRALGLKGLINAILRSFQREQAELEEKAQQIPVCKFNHPGWFIKQVTAAYPDNWQEILEANQLQAPMWLRVNQAQYSTQEYSEMLKANDIEHTLNANFPDGIKLAKPCDVYALPEFDTGACSVQDAAAQLAARFLAPENDDVILDACAAPGGKTCHILELADADVLALDSDSERLERVKQNLVRIGLTADLQCADASQPHIWWDEQQFDRILLDVPCSATGVIRRHPDIKWLRRASDIEDLANLQGDILNSIWPLLKPGGTLVYATCSVLPQENQQQVAKFLANNQSAEHIPLHENDTPTIPGLQLLPGESDGFYYAKLVKKH; this comes from the coding sequence ATGAGTAATGTAAGAGCACTTGCTGCTGAAACCCTCTACAACGTAGTCGATAAAGGTGCATCACTTAATCAAGAACTACCTTTTGCAAGCCAAGGATTATCACCTAAAGATAAAGCCCTGCTGCAACAGATTTGTTACGGTGTGCTGCGCTATTTACCTAGCCTAGAAAATTATTGCCAGCAACTTTTAGATCAACCGCTAAAAGGCAAGCGCCGTATTTTCCAATTCTTGTTGTATGTGGGTATTTACCAACTTCAACACATGCGTGTACCGCCTCATGCGGCAATCAGCGAAACGGTTAATGCGCTTCAGCAAATGCGCGCTCTTGGTTTAAAAGGCCTTATTAACGCTATTTTACGCAGTTTCCAACGTGAACAAGCTGAGCTTGAAGAAAAAGCACAGCAAATTCCTGTTTGCAAATTTAACCACCCTGGTTGGTTTATCAAACAAGTAACCGCTGCCTACCCTGATAATTGGCAAGAAATCCTTGAGGCGAATCAGCTTCAAGCTCCTATGTGGTTACGAGTAAATCAAGCGCAATACAGCACCCAAGAATACAGTGAGATGCTTAAAGCGAATGATATTGAGCATACCCTCAATGCGAATTTTCCTGATGGTATTAAGCTAGCAAAACCTTGTGATGTATACGCATTACCAGAGTTTGATACTGGCGCTTGCTCAGTACAAGATGCCGCGGCACAATTAGCTGCGCGTTTCCTAGCACCAGAAAATGATGATGTCATTTTAGATGCATGTGCAGCGCCAGGTGGTAAAACGTGCCATATTCTAGAGCTTGCTGATGCCGACGTATTAGCACTTGATAGCGACAGCGAACGCCTAGAACGCGTTAAACAAAACTTAGTGCGTATTGGCTTAACTGCTGATCTACAATGTGCAGATGCATCACAGCCACATATTTGGTGGGATGAACAGCAATTCGACCGTATTTTGCTTGATGTGCCCTGCTCAGCAACGGGCGTAATCCGTCGCCACCCTGATATAAAATGGCTACGTCGTGCATCTGATATTGAAGACCTCGCTAATTTACAAGGCGATATACTAAATAGTATCTGGCCTCTACTTAAGCCTGGTGGTACGTTAGTTTATGCAACCTGCTCTGTATTACCGCAAGAGAACCAACAACAAGTTGCTAAGTTCCTTGCCAATAATCAAAGTGCTGAACACATACCTTTGCATGAAAACGACACCCCAACGATACCTGGCCTACAATTACTGCCTGGTGAAAGTGACGGTTTCTACTACGCAAAGCTAGTTAAAAAACACTAA
- a CDS encoding EF-hand domain-containing protein: MKQLSTTIAILALATSSAAFAQGVSFATFDTDGDGVISKEEASANMQLEKLFPKLDSDGNGELSKEEFAQIQ, encoded by the coding sequence ATGAAACAGTTAAGCACAACAATCGCAATTTTAGCACTAGCAACATCATCGGCAGCTTTTGCACAAGGTGTAAGCTTTGCAACTTTTGACACCGACGGTGATGGCGTGATCAGTAAAGAAGAAGCGTCTGCAAATATGCAGCTTGAAAAGTTATTTCCAAAGCTAGATAGCGATGGTAATGGCGAGCTTTCGAAAGAAGAGTTCGCACAGATTCAATAG
- a CDS encoding calmodulin — protein MKTVNKTLALIALASSSAAFAATDFDTLDVDGNGVISKSEAAVDAKIMSQFKTLDVNGDGVLTEAEFSEAE, from the coding sequence ATGAAAACAGTAAACAAAACATTAGCTTTAATCGCACTTGCATCTTCTTCAGCGGCTTTTGCAGCAACTGACTTTGACACCTTAGACGTAGACGGTAACGGCGTGATCAGTAAAAGTGAAGCGGCCGTTGATGCAAAAATTATGTCGCAGTTTAAAACCTTAGACGTGAATGGTGACGGTGTTCTTACTGAAGCAGAGTTTTCAGAAGCAGAGTAA
- the trkA gene encoding Trk system potassium transporter TrkA: MKIIILGAGQVGGTLAENLVGEQNEITVVDIDGNRLRELQDKYDLQGVTGHSAHPDVLRRAGAEDADMIIAVTSSDEVNMVACQVAYSIFNTPTKIARIRSEQYLKYREKLFHNDDLPVDHYIAPEALVTKYIRRLIDYPGALQVLQFADGMLSLVAVKAYYGGLLVGYALSALKEHIPNVETRVAAIYRQGKAIKPLGTTVIEADDEVFFIAATKHIRAVMNELQKLERSYKKIMIAGGGNIGAGLARSLEKNHSVKLLERNKERAAQLSEMLDNTVVFCGDASDQELLSEEHIEQVDVFIAVTNDDEANIMSAMLAKRMGAQKTMVLIQRGAYVDLVQGGEIDIAISPQQATISALLTHVRRGDIVNVYSLRKGAAEAIEAVAHGDEHTSKVVGRAIADIKLPAGTTIGAIVRNDDVLIAHDDTVIQSGDHVIMFLIDKKHITVVEKLFQVSAIFL, from the coding sequence ATGAAAATAATCATACTCGGTGCCGGACAAGTTGGTGGCACATTGGCAGAAAACCTCGTCGGTGAGCAAAATGAGATCACCGTTGTCGATATCGACGGTAACCGTTTGCGAGAGTTACAAGATAAGTATGACTTACAAGGTGTTACTGGCCACAGTGCTCATCCGGATGTATTGCGTCGTGCAGGTGCCGAAGACGCCGATATGATTATTGCCGTAACCAGTTCTGACGAAGTGAACATGGTTGCTTGCCAAGTGGCCTATAGTATTTTTAATACACCAACCAAAATTGCCCGTATTCGCTCAGAACAATACTTAAAGTATCGTGAGAAGCTATTCCATAACGATGACTTACCTGTTGATCACTACATTGCTCCTGAAGCGTTGGTGACTAAATATATTCGTCGCTTAATCGATTATCCGGGTGCTTTACAAGTATTACAATTCGCTGATGGCATGTTATCGCTGGTTGCGGTGAAAGCGTATTACGGTGGCTTGCTGGTTGGTTATGCACTTTCGGCCTTGAAAGAGCATATTCCGAATGTCGAAACCCGTGTAGCGGCTATTTATCGTCAAGGTAAAGCTATAAAGCCGCTTGGCACAACCGTTATTGAAGCTGACGATGAAGTATTCTTTATCGCAGCAACCAAGCACATTCGAGCAGTAATGAATGAACTTCAAAAACTCGAACGTTCATACAAAAAGATCATGATTGCCGGTGGTGGTAATATCGGTGCGGGTCTTGCTCGTTCACTTGAGAAGAACCACAGCGTTAAACTGCTTGAGCGCAATAAAGAGCGTGCTGCTCAGCTATCTGAAATGCTTGATAACACCGTGGTGTTTTGTGGCGATGCCTCTGATCAAGAGCTGTTATCTGAAGAACATATTGAACAAGTTGATGTATTCATCGCAGTCACTAACGACGATGAAGCAAACATTATGTCTGCGATGCTGGCAAAGCGTATGGGCGCACAAAAGACCATGGTGCTTATTCAGCGTGGCGCTTATGTTGATTTAGTTCAAGGTGGTGAGATTGATATTGCTATATCGCCCCAACAAGCAACAATCTCGGCGCTATTAACACATGTTCGCCGTGGTGACATTGTTAATGTTTATTCGTTACGTAAAGGTGCAGCAGAAGCAATTGAAGCTGTCGCTCATGGTGATGAGCATACTTCTAAAGTTGTTGGCCGAGCAATTGCAGATATCAAGCTACCAGCAGGAACAACTATTGGTGCTATTGTGCGTAACGATGATGTACTGATTGCCCATGACGATACCGTTATTCAGTCTGGTGACCACGTAATCATGTTTTTGATTGATAAAAAGCATATTACGGTTGTTGAAAAGCTGTTTCAGGTAAGTGCGATCTTCTTGTAA
- a CDS encoding DUF494 domain-containing protein, translating to MFDILMYLFENYIHSEAEIFTEENELTDELVRAGFNKPEIYKALDWLEQLADLQQSDIYPYLNAQPQHAMRIYTDSECQMLSVECRGFLMFIEQIGVINTVTREMVIDRLCALDKPYISLEDLKWVVLMVLFNVPGSEQAYAQMEDLIFDEPADVLH from the coding sequence ATGTTTGACATCCTCATGTATCTTTTTGAAAACTATATCCATAGTGAAGCTGAAATCTTTACTGAAGAGAATGAGCTTACCGATGAGTTAGTTCGTGCTGGCTTCAATAAACCTGAAATCTACAAAGCCCTTGATTGGTTAGAGCAACTGGCTGATTTGCAACAAAGCGACATCTATCCATACCTTAATGCCCAGCCACAACATGCCATGCGTATTTACACCGATAGTGAATGCCAAATGCTGAGTGTTGAGTGTCGTGGTTTTTTAATGTTTATCGAGCAAATTGGTGTAATTAACACCGTAACTCGTGAAATGGTTATAGACAGACTGTGTGCTTTGGATAAACCATATATTTCTTTGGAAGATCTAAAGTGGGTGGTCCTTATGGTGTTATTTAATGTGCCGGGCTCAGAGCAAGCTTACGCGCAAATGGAAGACTTAATATTTGACGAACCAGCGGATGTATTACATTAG
- a CDS encoding LysM peptidoglycan-binding domain-containing protein, protein MRYPLVAALLAFSCAFSVAADVLTIKKDAPKQYVVKKDDTLWDISGVYLDQPWQWPDLWQMNPQIANPHLIYPGDALSLIYDKDGNPRLVKNPRYKKLSPEGRITPKGKQAVPTLPLELLRPYLTYEQAISADIIAQKPYILGASVNTKMNTIGHTLYVKGDLTLNEAYGVYRKGNDLVDPNTNEVLANKAELVAIVRAFRSGDAENGVPASVKVELVKQEIKPNDFLMPAMEGQMMPAYFTMKRPEVALDGTIIAAANEMREFSTMDIVVLNLGADQVKPGFVLDIQRQSPEVYDGRNGPRYREDSNSLEKFMTDANELFGIESDEDSNVWHMPKEKVGELMVFKVYDNVSYALIVKNQHPIRVGDYAVIN, encoded by the coding sequence ATGAGATACCCACTAGTTGCGGCTTTGTTAGCCTTTAGCTGTGCTTTTTCGGTAGCTGCTGATGTCTTAACAATTAAAAAAGATGCGCCAAAACAATACGTTGTAAAAAAAGATGACACGCTTTGGGATATCTCTGGCGTGTATCTTGACCAGCCTTGGCAATGGCCTGATTTGTGGCAGATGAACCCGCAAATCGCGAATCCGCATTTAATATACCCGGGTGATGCGCTCAGTTTAATTTACGATAAAGACGGAAATCCACGTTTAGTTAAAAATCCGCGTTATAAAAAGCTCTCTCCTGAAGGGCGAATTACACCAAAGGGTAAGCAAGCTGTGCCGACTTTGCCTCTCGAATTGTTGCGTCCATATTTGACTTATGAACAAGCAATTAGCGCCGATATTATTGCACAAAAGCCGTATATTTTAGGTGCCAGCGTTAATACCAAAATGAACACTATTGGTCACACTCTTTACGTTAAAGGTGATTTAACACTAAACGAGGCTTATGGTGTATACCGTAAAGGTAATGACCTTGTCGATCCAAATACAAATGAAGTACTGGCGAACAAAGCGGAGCTTGTGGCGATTGTTCGAGCATTTAGAAGCGGTGATGCGGAAAACGGTGTACCTGCCTCTGTCAAGGTTGAGTTGGTAAAACAAGAGATCAAGCCTAATGACTTCTTAATGCCAGCAATGGAAGGGCAAATGATGCCTGCCTATTTCACTATGAAGCGCCCAGAAGTTGCTTTAGATGGCACTATTATCGCCGCAGCTAATGAAATGCGTGAATTTAGTACCATGGATATTGTTGTACTAAACTTAGGTGCTGACCAAGTGAAGCCAGGTTTTGTACTTGATATTCAACGTCAATCACCAGAAGTGTATGACGGTCGCAATGGTCCGCGTTACCGCGAAGATTCTAACAGCCTAGAGAAGTTCATGACTGATGCAAATGAGCTTTTTGGTATTGAAAGTGATGAAGACAGTAATGTATGGCATATGCCAAAGGAAAAAGTCGGTGAGCTAATGGTGTTTAAGGTATATGACAACGTTAGCTATGCACTGATAGTGAAAAATCAGCATCCGATCCGAGTTGGAGATTATGCAGTTATAAACTAA
- a CDS encoding flagellar brake protein, with the protein MPKTQKQRNLEKLTCIPAGSLVDVEITTPTDSKRVKTEFIGLMNDQYIILNYPSAKRLANSSDVIKDGVMVVIRAVLEAGGGQVIAFRQQINALASHPHRLIFLDFPQQVQLYSLRSEARIPTLFPANLVIAEQTLAGLIKDISLTGVQFDINSSNDLTAFKGQSCQITLSKREFSGTVCSVRKRAGGFMLGVQLDTSEDEMKAFMKEHLIDLSVLDS; encoded by the coding sequence GTGCCAAAAACTCAAAAACAACGCAATCTTGAGAAACTAACCTGTATCCCTGCAGGTAGCTTGGTGGATGTTGAAATTACCACACCAACCGACAGTAAACGGGTAAAAACAGAATTTATTGGTTTGATGAATGATCAGTACATCATTCTTAACTATCCATCAGCAAAGCGTTTAGCGAATAGTAGTGATGTCATTAAAGACGGTGTAATGGTCGTTATACGCGCCGTACTTGAAGCGGGAGGTGGGCAAGTGATTGCTTTTCGTCAACAAATAAACGCCTTGGCATCGCATCCACATCGCTTAATTTTTCTCGACTTTCCTCAGCAAGTACAGCTTTATAGCTTGCGTAGTGAAGCGCGTATTCCTACGTTATTCCCTGCAAACTTAGTGATTGCAGAGCAAACACTGGCGGGACTTATTAAAGATATTTCACTTACGGGCGTGCAGTTTGATATTAATAGCAGTAACGACTTAACCGCTTTTAAAGGACAAAGCTGTCAAATCACGCTCAGTAAACGAGAGTTTAGTGGCACAGTATGTAGCGTTCGCAAAAGAGCGGGTGGTTTTATGCTGGGTGTGCAGCTTGATACGAGTGAAGATGAGATGAAAGCGTTTATGAAAGAGCACTTAATTGACCTTTCGGTATTAGACAGCTAA
- the dprA gene encoding DNA-protecting protein DprA, whose product MAQVSGKLSHWLAFYLCKGLGIKSLLALSQKQPLGELFTLTTSELQQLGLSKSQADNLVNTDWQLVAHYQAQIAKLQIKVISYFDDSYPPLLKQIASAPILLFCLGNTELLLSPQIAIVGSRNATPTGIEVAAEFAHQLCSVGMTVTSGMAMGIDGAAHKGALAGSGNTIAVLGTGIDIAYPRRHSLLIKQVAERGLLVTEFLPGTAANAANFPRRNRIISGLSLGVLIVEAQIKSGSLVTVRYALEQNKEVFAVPGSIKSPLSEASHFLIKQGAKLTENISDILDEVSFFCENSLYSIEQPIADEPDCPVFKSIGYEVTSVDQITQRSQLPVNEVQARLLDLELADKIERVLDGYIRLGGHKHV is encoded by the coding sequence ATGGCACAGGTTTCAGGCAAGCTATCCCATTGGCTTGCCTTTTATTTATGTAAAGGGCTTGGGATCAAAAGTCTTCTTGCATTAAGTCAAAAACAGCCACTGGGAGAGTTATTTACATTAACTACCTCAGAGCTGCAGCAGCTCGGCTTATCAAAGAGCCAAGCCGATAACTTAGTTAATACTGACTGGCAGTTAGTTGCACACTATCAAGCGCAGATAGCTAAGCTGCAAATCAAGGTCATTAGTTATTTTGATGACAGCTATCCGCCGTTACTCAAGCAAATAGCCAGCGCTCCTATATTATTGTTTTGTTTAGGTAACACGGAACTATTACTGTCACCGCAAATAGCTATTGTTGGTAGCCGTAATGCAACACCTACAGGAATTGAAGTAGCCGCCGAGTTTGCCCATCAACTTTGTTCTGTTGGAATGACAGTTACATCAGGTATGGCTATGGGGATTGATGGCGCTGCTCATAAAGGCGCATTAGCGGGCTCTGGCAATACCATAGCTGTACTTGGCACGGGTATCGATATTGCATATCCAAGACGCCATAGCTTACTTATCAAACAAGTTGCAGAGCGGGGCTTGTTGGTTACTGAATTCCTACCTGGCACGGCTGCTAATGCAGCGAACTTTCCGCGCCGAAACCGTATTATCTCTGGGTTGTCATTAGGAGTACTGATTGTTGAGGCGCAAATTAAAAGTGGCTCACTGGTAACGGTACGCTATGCGCTTGAGCAGAATAAAGAGGTGTTTGCAGTGCCAGGCTCGATAAAAAGTCCACTTTCAGAAGCAAGTCATTTTTTAATTAAGCAAGGCGCTAAATTGACAGAAAATATTAGTGATATTCTTGATGAAGTGAGCTTTTTCTGTGAAAACAGTCTATATAGTATAGAACAGCCTATTGCAGATGAACCCGACTGCCCAGTGTTCAAAAGTATAGGGTATGAGGTTACAAGTGTTGATCAAATAACACAGCGAAGCCAATTACCAGTAAACGAAGTACAAGCTCGGTTACTCGACTTAGAGCTCGCAGATAAAATCGAACGAGTACTCGATGGTTATATAAGACTAGGAGGACATAAACATGTTTGA
- a CDS encoding calmodulin has product MNTVNKTLALMALVSSSAAFAMSDFDTLDVDGNGVISQSEASVDAELMSKFSELDTDGNGELSKQEFSKA; this is encoded by the coding sequence ATGAACACAGTAAATAAAACATTAGCACTTATGGCACTTGTATCTTCATCAGCAGCATTTGCAATGAGTGATTTCGATACCCTAGATGTTGACGGCAACGGTGTTATCAGCCAAAGCGAAGCGTCTGTTGATGCAGAGCTAATGAGCAAATTCAGTGAATTAGACACTGACGGTAACGGTGAGTTATCGAAACAAGAATTTTCTAAAGCTTAA
- a CDS encoding potassium transporter, whose translation MQFRTIIKILGQLVALFSITMVPPALVSLIYKDGGGVPFVLAFIFSVVIGLAAYYPNRHEHGDLKAREGFLIVVLFWLVLGTFAAVPLVFLQEPNLSLADSVFEAFSGLTTTGATVLTGIEYLPKSVLFYRQQLQWLGGMGIIVLAVAVLPMLGVGGMQLYRAETPGPVKDSKMTPRIADTAKHLWYIYVSLTIACTLAYWAAGMDWFDAICHAFSTIAIGGFSTYDASMGQFDSPVINFICVVFLLIAAINFSLHYAAVSSRSIRAYLRDPEFKVFLLIQLALVIVCFTVLSSNNIYADGDETLDQAMFQAVSMSTTAGFATDNFSAWPLFLPILLIFSSFIGGCAGSTGGGMKVVRVFLLYLQGIRELNRLVHPRAIYSIKLGRKALPDKVVEAVWGFFSAYALVFVIIMLALMGTGMDNISAFSATAACLNNLGPGLGEVAAHYGAISDTAKWLLTIAMVFGRLEIFTLLVLFTPTFWRG comes from the coding sequence ATGCAATTTCGTACCATAATAAAAATTCTCGGCCAGCTGGTGGCGTTATTTAGTATCACTATGGTGCCACCGGCACTCGTGTCTTTGATCTACAAAGACGGTGGTGGTGTGCCATTTGTTCTCGCTTTCATTTTTAGTGTAGTGATTGGTTTAGCGGCTTATTACCCAAACCGCCATGAGCACGGTGATTTAAAAGCTCGTGAAGGCTTCCTGATTGTCGTATTGTTCTGGTTGGTACTAGGCACGTTCGCAGCGGTACCTTTAGTGTTCTTACAAGAACCTAATCTTTCGCTAGCGGACTCTGTATTTGAAGCTTTCTCAGGGCTAACAACCACAGGGGCCACCGTACTTACAGGCATTGAATACCTACCTAAATCAGTCCTATTTTACCGCCAACAATTACAATGGTTAGGTGGTATGGGGATCATCGTACTCGCGGTGGCGGTCCTGCCTATGCTAGGCGTCGGTGGCATGCAGCTATACCGTGCAGAAACACCGGGTCCGGTTAAAGACTCGAAAATGACGCCGCGTATTGCTGATACCGCAAAGCATCTTTGGTATATCTATGTGTCGCTTACCATTGCTTGTACGCTGGCATATTGGGCTGCAGGAATGGATTGGTTTGATGCAATTTGTCATGCCTTCTCTACTATCGCGATTGGTGGATTTTCTACTTATGACGCATCAATGGGGCAGTTCGATAGCCCTGTAATTAATTTTATTTGTGTGGTGTTTTTGCTTATTGCGGCGATTAACTTCTCGCTTCACTATGCGGCGGTATCGTCACGCAGCATTCGGGCCTATTTACGAGACCCGGAATTTAAAGTGTTTTTATTGATTCAATTAGCATTGGTAATTGTCTGCTTTACTGTGTTGTCATCAAATAATATTTATGCGGATGGTGATGAGACTCTTGATCAAGCCATGTTTCAAGCTGTGTCAATGAGTACAACAGCAGGCTTTGCGACCGATAACTTTTCGGCATGGCCACTGTTCTTACCAATTTTACTTATCTTTTCAAGCTTTATTGGCGGCTGTGCTGGTTCTACCGGTGGCGGTATGAAAGTAGTTCGCGTGTTCTTGTTATACTTGCAAGGCATTCGAGAGCTTAACCGCCTTGTGCATCCTCGTGCTATCTACTCAATTAAATTAGGCCGAAAGGCACTGCCAGATAAAGTTGTCGAAGCGGTTTGGGGGTTCTTCTCTGCGTATGCTTTGGTGTTTGTCATTATCATGTTGGCGCTGATGGGCACTGGTATGGATAACATCAGTGCATTCTCTGCTACAGCTGCTTGCTTAAATAACTTAGGCCCAGGTTTAGGTGAAGTCGCTGCTCATTACGGGGCGATTTCAGATACGGCAAAATGGCTACTTACTATTGCAATGGTATTTGGTCGTTTAGAAATATTCACCCTACTAGTACTGTTTACGCCTACCTTCTGGCGAGGCTAA
- a CDS encoding peptide deformylase, which produces MARLEVLRFPDERLRTIAKEVPEVNDEVRQIVKDMLETMYDENGIGLAATQVDIHQRIVVIDVSEERDQPLVLINPEITKKDGSTVSEEGCLSVPYSYAKVDRAETVTVKALNENGEEFSLDADELLAICIQHELDHLKGTLFIDYLSPLKRQRIRKKLEKEAKLAAKS; this is translated from the coding sequence ATGGCTAGGTTAGAAGTTTTGAGATTTCCGGATGAGCGTTTGCGTACAATCGCGAAAGAAGTACCAGAAGTAAACGATGAAGTTCGTCAAATCGTCAAAGACATGCTTGAAACTATGTATGACGAAAACGGTATCGGCTTAGCAGCAACGCAAGTAGATATCCACCAGCGAATTGTGGTGATCGACGTATCTGAAGAGCGCGACCAACCGTTAGTATTAATCAACCCAGAAATCACTAAGAAAGATGGCTCAACAGTCAGTGAAGAAGGCTGTTTATCAGTCCCTTATTCATACGCAAAAGTTGACCGCGCAGAAACTGTTACTGTTAAAGCGCTTAATGAAAATGGTGAAGAATTCAGCTTAGACGCTGACGAGCTATTAGCGATTTGTATTCAGCATGAGCTTGATCACCTTAAAGGCACTCTTTTTATTGATTATCTATCGCCTTTAAAGCGCCAACGTATCCGTAAAAAGCTTGAAAAAGAAGCTAAGCTGGCTGCTAAATCATAA
- a CDS encoding calmodulin, whose product MKTLHKTLALVALATSSAAFAADFDTLDVNGDGAISKSEASVSETLMSQFKELDTDGNGELSKQEYSKA is encoded by the coding sequence ATGAAAACGTTACACAAAACTTTAGCACTTGTAGCTCTTGCAACCTCATCAGCAGCGTTTGCCGCTGATTTTGACACACTCGATGTGAATGGCGATGGCGCTATCAGCAAAAGCGAAGCATCAGTAAGCGAAACGTTAATGAGCCAATTTAAAGAGCTTGATACAGACGGCAATGGTGAGCTGTCTAAACAAGAGTACTCTAAAGCTTAA